The following DNA comes from Methylophilus sp. 5.
TGCCGTAAGCACTGGTATCAATGCGTTGCAGCAAGCTGCCGGTAGACGCATCCAGTACGTCCACACCTTTTACGCCAGCCACCCACAAGGTGTTGGTTGTTGCATCAAAAGCCGGAATTTCTGACAAATAGCCACCACCGGTGTGAGCAAATGTCCACTCCTTGCTAATTTGGTAGGTAGTTGCCGCTTGTGCCATGCTCATGCTGCCGAGCAATAGGCCGATCATTAAAGTCATTTTTTTCATGTGTTTATCCTCTCCTCAAAACAGCAAAGAGCATAGCCACCGAACATGACAAATCCTTGACATCCGCGTGTCAAAAAGATGGCAGCGGACTACGTTTAAGGTTGTTTAAAGCCGTGCATACGCATAGTTTTGCGGATAGACCACCTTCTCGCGCGCATCAGTCCAGATAATGTCGCAATTATCATCGTCCATATGCACCATGCGGCCATTGCGGTCCACACAGTACTCGCCGCACACAATGCGCTCCTCAATCTCATAGCCCTGGGCAATGCGCGTGTAATCAAACAAAATCGAGCGAGTCACCGTGCTGTCGCGCTGGATATGACAACCAGCGTTAATCCAGGTCGGGCCGATAATGCGCGTATTTTTATCAATGCGCGAACCGGAGCCGATATACACCGGCCCCTCAATCTGCGTGTGCTCCCAGTCAATATGCACATTAAGCCCCACCCACACCCCGGGTTTGACCTGTTTGCCGGGGATAGGCATAGACGGGAAAAAACCCTGCATCATCTGCTGCATTACCAGCCAGTAATCCGTCACCACGCCAATATCAATCCAATTAAACGGATGCTGAATAGCGTAAAACGGCAAGCCGCGCTGTACTAACAACGGGAACAAATCCGAGCCAATATCAAACTCGCTGCCAGACGGGATCAAGCCCAGCACCTCGGGTTCAAAAATATAAATGCCCGTGCTCGCCCAATTAGAACGCGCCTCCACCTGGCTGGGCTTTTCCTGAAAAGAAATAATGCGGCCATCGTTATTGGTCACCACCACGCCATAGCCAGACACTTTATCCATAGGCACCTGCATGGTCACCAGACTCGCCAGCGCGCCCTTCTCTTTGTGCTCTTTTACTGCACGCGTAATGTCGAGGTCAATAATCGCATCACCGCACAATACAATCGTGGTCTCGTCAAAAAAGCCGCTAAAGTCCTGTATTTTGCGCATGCCACCGGCTGAACCCACCGCATGCGGCACAATCTTGCCATCCACAATATCGCCCTCAAACGAATAGCCAATATTCACCCCAAAACGATGGCCATCCTCAAAGTAGTCTTGAATCTTCTGATGCAGATAACTCACATTCACCATGATATCGGCCACACCATGCAGTGCCAGATGCTCAATCAAATACGCCATCACCGGCTTACCCAATACAGGAATCATCGGCTTAGGCAATTCATACGTCAGCGGACGAACACGCGTGCCCTTACCCGCGGCCAGAATCATGGCTTTCATAGTGCAATACCCTTAAATAACTTAACGTTTACCGGCTAAGCATAGCCACGCACTATGACAACATTATTTCAGCAGCACTGCCGTCGTAAGCATAAAGAGAAATTTGGCTGCACGCGCGCCAAGCCAGCGCGACTTATTTGCTATAATGGCAGGATTGCGCCCGTAGCTCAGCTGGATAGAGTATTGGTTTCCGAAGCCAAGGGTCGTGAGTTCGAATCTCGCCGGGCGCACCAGTCAAAACTTAAGTGTTTGTTACAGAACAACTTATAGTCAAATCAATAGCTTAATTTCTCAAACTGTTACACAAAGCGGCTTTAAGCCTGCTTATGCGACAGCCAAAATGGGCTTGAGAATAAGTAAAAACGCAACTTCATGTAGAGTCTGTGACCTTAAGGCTGCATGTGTCATGCCAGTTATGAAACAATTCTAAACTTACACTTTGCGAGCATAATTGAGATGTCAGCTTAAGGTACACCCTATTTGGACATGGTGTGATGAGGTTATTGCAGCAACCATGCGAAGCGTCTCAGAGTTGCAAGATTTGTAGAACTGTAATTATCCCAATCGACGCAAAGGTGACCTTGCCTGTCATGAAAGTCTTTAACTCCTATAGTCGCCTCGTGAATAATATCCACTTCAGAGGTGGTTTTATTCAGAGTTGAAGCTATAACCTTGTAGGGAAGAGAGTTGTAATGCCCAGAAGAAATTATCTCCCTGAATCCTAGACGTTGCACGTTTAAAGGGTCGAATCCAAAACCTAAGAAACATACGTTATAAGCCCAGCGAAAGGCATCTTTAGCTTGGTTGAATATAGTGTCATCTGCCCGCGCTTCTGGAATCACTCTTAAGGTCGAAGCTGCGGCGTGTATACAATGTAGATTCCAGTGATTCTTATAAGACCTTGTATTTGTAGAGTAGTCATCTTGAGTTCCATATAGACCTAGTGAACCATATACATGATGAATATTAAAATGGCTTAATGCCTCAAAGGCTTCTTCAGCGCTTACATTGAAAGTCCCGACAATCGCAGAATGTAAATACATTTCCAAAGAGCGGTCATAGTTAAAGGTATAAATTTGTACATTATTCTCTTTAAGCTGTTTGATTGTATTAACATTTGCTACCAAACTATTCCAAAGAGAAAAGTACCAGTCATCTTCTACATCAAGGTTAAATACATTTCTATCTTCTTTGGGAACCAGCAATGATGCAATGAATAGTTTTCCTATTCTTGAAAACTCTGGTCTTCTACTCAAAAATGAGTCAATTGAAGCGAGTCTAGATATTTGAAATGACTCTACAAAGTCGATGAACTCTGCGTAACTAACATTGAAATATTTCTCTAAAGCAACAGCTAGGGGTGGTTCGGAACCAACAGCAGCCTCACATATTTGCCTCCTCAACGCTGCACCGGAAGGGAAGCCATAAGGGATGCTTGCACCAGCCCCAAGGATGAACAAAGTCGGTTTAGTTATCATGTCCTGTCTTCTTATCAGCATAAGGTTATGTTAATGATATAGGCTGGCTTGCGTCGATAATATGGCGCTGTAGAATAGCTATAAAATAATTCAAAACGAGGTGTCAGGGTGAATAGTGACCATAGTAGCTACATTCAACTACATAACCGCTCAAGGGTTGATAAAGCACTTAATACGTTATTGGGCTTGGTAATTGGGATCGGCCTTGATGGCAGAATCAACTCTTCAGAAAGAGTGTTATTCAATGCTTGGCTTAATGAGAATAGAGCGCTGTGTGACAGGCATCCTTATACTGAGCTAATCCCGTTTGTTAATCGTTGCCTAGAAGATGACATATTGGACGCAGAGGAGCGTGAAGACATTAAATGGCTATGCCATAAGCTAACCTCTCATGAGTACTATGACACTGTTACAGCTGACATGCAGGTGCTTCATGGCATACTTGGTGGAGCAGCGGCTGATGGTAAGGTAACTAAGGAGGAGTTGCTGGCATTGCAGCAATGGCTGGATGACCATGAACACTTAAGATTGAGTTATCCCTATGATGAAGTCGATAGCTTGATTATGTCTGTACTTAAAGACGGTGTTGTTGATGAGGTTGAAAGTAAGTTCTTGCAGTCCTTCTTCTCAGAATTCCTATCTATCAAAGATGATAAGACAATCACTTCACCAATAATCAGTGTTGAACAAAGTTTAGTAGGAGTCTGTGCAGTCTGCCCTGAGATAGTATTTGAAGGGTCACTATTCTGTTTCACTGGTGCATCCTCCAAGTTCACCCGCTCTCAATTCTCAGAACTTGTACTTAATCTCGGCGGTAAAGCTTCAGCAGGTGTCACTAAGCATGTTAATTATCTAGTGATAGGTGCGGATGGCAATCCTTGCTGGGCATATTCTTGTTACGGTCGAAAAGTTGAAAAGGCTGTTGATATGCGCAAGGCTGGCTCAAAGCTTTTATTAGTACACGAATATGATTTTCATGATGCAATTGCCGATGCAGGCGGTTAAAAATTGGTTGCTTTATTCTAAGTCGATGAATTAAACCGTATCACCTAACTGTAACACGCAGTTAATTGATGAGGTCTGTAACCCATTGATTTAATTGGGTGTGATTCCTGAAGTCCAGACTCTCGCCGGGCGCACCATCAGCAACTTAAGTTGTTGTTATTTATGACGCAAAAACCACCTATTGCCTGTCCAGTGCAATTTAGATGCTCTGTCAGGAAAACTTCTATCAACCAACTCATCCCAACCTAATACGCGCGTGCCGTATGGGCAGAAAATCTGCTTGGCGCTTCCATATATCGAGGCGTGATTGATTTCGGTTTTAAAAATGTATCAATCGCAACAGCTAAACGTTCAGGTTCATCGTATGGCAGTCCATGCCCAACATCAGGGATTAACTTGTATTGCAGGTCCGGGTTGAGGGCATGCAACTCACGGGCGGTTT
Coding sequences within:
- a CDS encoding BRCT domain-containing protein, producing the protein MNSDHSSYIQLHNRSRVDKALNTLLGLVIGIGLDGRINSSERVLFNAWLNENRALCDRHPYTELIPFVNRCLEDDILDAEEREDIKWLCHKLTSHEYYDTVTADMQVLHGILGGAAADGKVTKEELLALQQWLDDHEHLRLSYPYDEVDSLIMSVLKDGVVDEVESKFLQSFFSEFLSIKDDKTITSPIISVEQSLVGVCAVCPEIVFEGSLFCFTGASSKFTRSQFSELVLNLGGKASAGVTKHVNYLVIGADGNPCWAYSCYGRKVEKAVDMRKAGSKLLLVHEYDFHDAIADAGG
- a CDS encoding sugar phosphate nucleotidyltransferase, whose amino-acid sequence is MKAMILAAGKGTRVRPLTYELPKPMIPVLGKPVMAYLIEHLALHGVADIMVNVSYLHQKIQDYFEDGHRFGVNIGYSFEGDIVDGKIVPHAVGSAGGMRKIQDFSGFFDETTIVLCGDAIIDLDITRAVKEHKEKGALASLVTMQVPMDKVSGYGVVVTNNDGRIISFQEKPSQVEARSNWASTGIYIFEPEVLGLIPSGSEFDIGSDLFPLLVQRGLPFYAIQHPFNWIDIGVVTDYWLVMQQMMQGFFPSMPIPGKQVKPGVWVGLNVHIDWEHTQIEGPVYIGSGSRIDKNTRIIGPTWINAGCHIQRDSTVTRSILFDYTRIAQGYEIEERIVCGEYCVDRNGRMVHMDDDNCDIIWTDAREKVVYPQNYAYARL